Proteins found in one bacterium genomic segment:
- the tgt gene encoding tRNA guanosine(34) transglycosylase Tgt — protein sequence MIEFEVIAVDSETKARAGVIRTPHGDVPTPVFMPVGTQGTVKTMPWRDLIDFGVRIILSNTYHLYLRPGHELIARLGGLHEFIGWKRAILTDSGGFQVFSMAELTKISDEGVRFQSIYNGGYHFFTPEKAVEVQFALRPDIMMSFDQCTSYPINFDDAKKAVERTSRWAKRGYEHWRRLIDNDKNPETAPSLFGIIQGSVYPELRKMSAEDILAIDFDGYAIGGLSVGEPKHEMFEMVSILEPMMPKDKPRYLMGVGKPEDIIQAVAMGMDMFDCVIPTRNARNGSVYTWAGKMSLKASYYMDDPRPIDPNCQCYTCRNYSRAYIRHLFSAGELLAPYLATHHSLYFFSEFMREIRQAIIENRFGEFMKDFLSSFDPEAAPR from the coding sequence ATGATAGAATTCGAGGTTATAGCAGTTGACTCAGAAACAAAAGCCCGCGCAGGAGTTATAAGAACCCCTCATGGAGATGTTCCTACTCCCGTTTTCATGCCTGTAGGAACACAGGGCACGGTTAAAACAATGCCGTGGCGCGACCTTATAGATTTTGGCGTGCGGATAATACTTTCCAACACATATCACCTTTATCTTCGCCCGGGTCACGAGCTTATCGCTCGTCTCGGAGGTCTCCATGAATTCATTGGCTGGAAGCGAGCGATACTCACCGATAGTGGTGGCTTTCAAGTTTTTTCTATGGCAGAGCTTACGAAAATTAGCGATGAGGGAGTGCGATTCCAATCGATTTACAATGGTGGTTATCACTTTTTCACGCCTGAGAAAGCTGTGGAAGTTCAATTCGCGCTAAGACCGGACATAATGATGTCATTTGACCAATGCACCAGTTATCCGATAAATTTTGACGATGCCAAAAAGGCAGTTGAACGAACGAGTCGCTGGGCAAAAAGAGGTTACGAACATTGGCGGCGACTTATCGATAACGATAAAAACCCCGAAACAGCACCTTCACTTTTCGGAATAATTCAGGGCAGCGTTTATCCGGAACTAAGAAAAATGTCTGCCGAGGACATTCTTGCGATAGATTTCGACGGCTACGCTATAGGTGGGCTTTCAGTGGGTGAGCCCAAACACGAAATGTTCGAAATGGTTAGTATCCTCGAACCCATGATGCCCAAAGATAAACCTCGTTACCTCATGGGTGTGGGGAAACCCGAGGACATAATACAAGCGGTAGCTATGGGTATGGATATGTTCGACTGCGTGATACCGACCCGGAACGCAAGGAACGGTTCAGTTTATACATGGGCAGGTAAGATGTCGCTTAAAGCATCTTACTACATGGATGACCCCCGCCCTATCGACCCCAATTGTCAGTGCTACACATGTAGGAATTACTCGCGAGCGTACATAAGACACCTTTTTTCGGCTGGTGAACTTCTCGCGCCATATCTCGCCACCCATCATTCGCTGTATTTTTTCTCGGAATTCATGCGCGAGATAAGACAGGCAATAATAGAAAACCGATTTGGTGAATTTATGAAAGATTTTCTCTCAAGCTTCGACCCTGAAGCGGCGCCGAGGTGA
- the rfbD gene encoding dTDP-4-dehydrorhamnose reductase encodes MRVKILITGGNGMLGADVVPILSEKFETVVPTRSELDVTNRENVIETIRNGGFDWVIHLAALTDLDWCEDHVEETISVNALGTKNIVDACEMAGCRIAYISTSGVFSGNKRTHYTEDDMPAPINIYALSKYLGELAVSAKNEGKWLILRVGWLFGGGEKDKKFVGKIFNLMKKADKIEAVANIWGSPNYSVDVGELIVKFIEYNAYGLFHVANSGEPASRFDMAVAIKEFLRANVEIQPVGAEKFPTKAKRPRMEAIKSIRLEELGIKPRHWKDALGDYIKRLMKL; translated from the coding sequence ATGAGAGTAAAAATTCTCATAACGGGCGGGAATGGCATGCTCGGCGCCGATGTGGTGCCAATACTTTCGGAAAAATTCGAAACCGTTGTGCCAACAAGGTCTGAACTCGATGTCACAAATAGAGAAAATGTAATCGAAACTATTAGAAATGGTGGATTCGACTGGGTTATACATCTTGCCGCGCTGACCGACCTTGACTGGTGCGAAGACCATGTAGAGGAAACGATTAGCGTTAATGCCTTAGGCACAAAAAATATAGTCGATGCTTGCGAAATGGCAGGCTGCAGAATCGCTTACATATCAACGAGTGGCGTCTTTTCAGGCAACAAACGGACCCATTACACAGAGGACGATATGCCTGCACCAATAAATATTTACGCTCTTAGCAAGTATCTTGGCGAGCTTGCAGTCTCGGCAAAAAATGAAGGTAAATGGCTTATACTAAGGGTTGGCTGGCTTTTCGGCGGTGGTGAGAAGGACAAAAAGTTCGTGGGAAAAATATTCAACCTAATGAAAAAAGCCGATAAAATTGAAGCTGTAGCCAATATCTGGGGGTCACCCAACTACTCGGTTGATGTCGGGGAATTAATAGTAAAATTCATCGAATATAATGCCTATGGATTGTTTCATGTGGCTAATTCGGGCGAACCGGCATCGCGGTTTGACATGGCAGTAGCGATTAAAGAATTTCTCCGCGCGAATGTGGAGATACAACCTGTTGGCGCAGAAAAATTCCCCACCAAGGCAAAACGACCAAGAATGGAAGCCATAAAAAGTATACGATTGGAAGAGCTTGGGATAAAACCGAGACACTGGAAAGACGCGCTCGGAGACTACATAAAAAGGCTTATGAAGCTGTGA
- a CDS encoding glycosyltransferase family 4 protein: MSKRLNIAIIGIRGIPARYGGFEVTAENVALKLVQRGHSVTAYCRGRAKGKPNEYHGIKLKYLPSLELPHLSTPSHTFISAISIIGKKFDVIFGFNVGNALIFWLLKLFGKKTVLFVDGLDWKREKYGPFGRWFLKRSEAIAIHAAKHIVVDAIPAQKHYAEKYGYHAHYIPSGANVVESVPRTGILERLGLTPKKYALSVGRLTPEKRQHLIAKAFKRVKTDYKMVIVGGNKYNPQYVRKVFDEAKDDDRIICTGPLYGADVDELYFNAAVFVNASKVEGTSISLLQAMGSGCALLVSDIPENVSATMGAALIFDHEDLNDFVEKFQEILSNENLMQSLSQKARDVIRNHYSWDVTADKFEKLLLDAAGVEKLEESIESTMAETS; encoded by the coding sequence GTGAGCAAAAGGCTAAACATAGCCATAATAGGAATCCGTGGCATACCAGCACGATACGGCGGATTCGAGGTTACTGCTGAAAATGTGGCGTTAAAGCTTGTTCAGCGGGGGCACAGTGTAACGGCATATTGCCGCGGACGAGCAAAAGGAAAACCAAACGAATACCACGGAATAAAACTTAAATACCTCCCATCATTGGAATTACCCCATCTTTCAACACCGAGTCACACATTTATTAGCGCCATAAGTATTATCGGGAAAAAGTTCGATGTTATATTCGGCTTTAATGTCGGCAACGCGCTCATATTCTGGCTTCTTAAGCTATTTGGCAAGAAAACTGTTCTTTTTGTTGACGGTCTCGATTGGAAGCGGGAGAAATACGGTCCTTTCGGGCGGTGGTTTCTGAAGCGAAGCGAGGCTATAGCGATTCACGCTGCTAAACACATAGTCGTGGATGCTATCCCTGCCCAGAAGCATTACGCGGAAAAGTACGGTTATCATGCGCATTACATCCCCTCAGGAGCCAATGTTGTGGAAAGCGTACCGAGGACGGGAATACTGGAAAGGCTCGGACTAACGCCAAAAAAATACGCATTATCAGTAGGCAGGCTAACCCCTGAAAAGAGACAACACCTTATCGCAAAGGCGTTCAAAAGAGTGAAAACAGATTACAAAATGGTTATAGTGGGCGGGAATAAATACAACCCTCAATATGTAAGAAAAGTCTTTGATGAAGCCAAGGATGACGACAGGATAATTTGCACTGGTCCTCTGTACGGTGCTGATGTGGATGAGCTTTATTTTAACGCAGCGGTGTTCGTAAACGCATCAAAGGTGGAGGGAACATCTATTTCGCTTTTGCAAGCTATGGGCAGCGGATGTGCACTTTTGGTAAGCGATATTCCCGAAAATGTTTCAGCTACTATGGGAGCTGCACTGATATTCGACCACGAGGACCTTAACGACTTCGTGGAAAAGTTCCAGGAGATTCTCAGCAACGAAAATTTAATGCAGAGCTTATCGCAGAAAGCCAGAGATGTGATACGAAACCATTACTCGTGGGATGTGACGGCTGACAAATTTGAGAAACTACTTCTCGATGCAGCAGGAGTAGAAAAACTCGAGGAATCAATCGAATCCACTATGGCGGAGACATCATGA